One genomic window of Streptomonospora nanhaiensis includes the following:
- a CDS encoding adenylyltransferase/cytidyltransferase family protein, with protein MTSPDPLHLPPLTMRWYSRPDSSAAPVVVTGAFDVLHVGHVRFLSDVRGRHSPLIVGVEDDTRVRGWKGPTRPVNPAEERAEMLAALRCVDGVFVISGPAEVADWDSYADLLRPLGMAALAFTTGDPYTEEKRRGAEALGADAWVLPLTEGRSTSAALNRLARSL; from the coding sequence ATGACGAGTCCTGATCCGCTGCACCTGCCCCCCCTGACGATGCGCTGGTACTCGCGGCCGGACTCCTCGGCCGCGCCCGTCGTGGTCACCGGGGCCTTTGACGTCCTCCACGTCGGCCATGTGCGCTTCCTCTCCGACGTGCGCGGCCGCCACTCCCCCCTGATCGTCGGCGTCGAGGACGACACCCGCGTGCGCGGCTGGAAGGGCCCCACCCGGCCGGTGAACCCCGCCGAGGAGCGCGCCGAGATGCTGGCGGCGCTGCGCTGCGTCGACGGCGTGTTCGTCATCTCCGGGCCGGCCGAGGTCGCCGACTGGGACTCCTACGCCGACCTGCTGCGCCCGCTGGGCATGGCCGCGCTGGCCTTCACCACCGGCGACCCCTACACCGAGGAGAAGCGGCGCGGCGCCGAGGCGCTGGGCGCCGACGCGTGGGTGCTGCCCCTCACCGAGGGGCGGTCCACGAGCGCGGCGCTGAACCGCCTGGCGCGCTCCCTCTGA
- a CDS encoding DNA-binding protein produces the protein MPDNQRSTAPGTPERHARQEPAERPGVRPGADDPFTPPDPDTARRHREYTALHRITERHAAGEARRRWDENGTFLEPVDAVRRVHDLAAGSALPEPGEPPLDTADISAALTLAPRMRADIDALESGLLTMARGREMTWQEIAFGLGLGTPQAARQRHERLSTRTPPTE, from the coding sequence ATGCCCGACAACCAGCGGTCCACCGCCCCCGGCACCCCCGAGCGGCACGCCCGGCAGGAGCCGGCCGAGCGCCCCGGCGTCCGCCCGGGTGCGGACGACCCCTTCACCCCGCCCGACCCCGACACCGCCCGGCGGCACCGCGAGTACACCGCTCTCCACCGCATCACCGAACGCCACGCCGCGGGCGAGGCCCGCCGGCGCTGGGACGAGAACGGCACCTTCCTCGAACCGGTCGACGCCGTCCGCCGCGTCCACGACCTCGCCGCCGGCTCCGCCCTGCCCGAACCCGGCGAACCCCCGCTCGACACCGCCGACATCAGCGCGGCCCTGACCCTGGCCCCCCGCATGCGCGCCGACATCGACGCCCTGGAGTCCGGCCTGCTCACCATGGCCCGCGGCCGCGAGATGACCTGGCAGGAGATCGCCTTCGGCCTCGGCCTGGGCACCCCCCAGGCCGCCCGCCAGCGCCACGAACGCCTCAGCACCCGCACCCCGCCGACCGAATAG
- a CDS encoding Scr1 family TA system antitoxin-like transcriptional regulator: MGDERLRELGGELRAMRTAAGLSGRELARRAGIAQSAVSRVENGQRVGTPAIVEKFVAALPIAPEVADGLRTRVRDAYAALADHRVDVGVSLKPNAPRRWERGTAPVREFQSAVIPRALRSPEYARAAGLAESPLAQPAPGSTRVFRCVITEGALRTWPDSGTAMPGQLDRILAADDLPSVHLGVIPWQAPVPVVPPHGFTVFGDEAVVVETYTAVMTLTKPGVVASYRDAHARLEEAAITGEPMRELLRRIRRDLAKLTG; encoded by the coding sequence ATGGGTGACGAACGGCTTCGGGAACTTGGTGGCGAACTGCGCGCGATGCGGACGGCTGCGGGTCTGTCCGGTCGGGAGCTGGCGCGCCGCGCTGGGATCGCGCAGTCGGCGGTGTCTCGCGTGGAGAACGGCCAGCGTGTGGGCACTCCGGCGATCGTTGAGAAGTTCGTGGCCGCGCTGCCGATCGCTCCCGAGGTCGCTGACGGACTCCGCACGCGCGTGCGGGACGCCTATGCGGCATTGGCCGACCACCGTGTTGACGTCGGTGTCTCCTTGAAGCCGAACGCTCCCCGGCGGTGGGAGCGGGGCACGGCGCCCGTGCGGGAGTTCCAGTCGGCGGTGATCCCCCGCGCGCTGCGCTCACCGGAGTACGCCCGCGCCGCGGGCCTGGCCGAGTCGCCGTTGGCGCAACCGGCCCCGGGTTCCACGCGCGTATTCCGCTGCGTCATCACGGAAGGCGCTCTGCGCACCTGGCCGGATTCCGGGACCGCGATGCCGGGACAGCTTGATCGGATCCTTGCGGCCGACGACCTGCCCAGCGTCCACCTGGGCGTCATCCCGTGGCAGGCACCGGTCCCCGTCGTTCCACCGCACGGCTTCACCGTCTTCGGCGACGAAGCGGTGGTGGTGGAGACCTACACGGCCGTGATGACCCTCACCAAACCCGGTGTCGTTGCCTCCTACCGCGACGCCCACGCCCGGCTCGAAGAGGCGGCGATCACGGGAGAGCCAATGCGCGAACTGCTGCGCCGGATCCGCCGGGACCTGGCAAAGCTGACAGGATGA
- a CDS encoding ATP-binding protein, whose protein sequence is MVSWSRMFPGMPAEVAQARAFTRAVLDDHPLAEDAELVVSELASNAVRHSLSGAWCGPFIVFVDSEPDMAHVAVVDLGSSDTKPYARPLGTIDIRDDSGRGLGIVAAVSKEWGFEPDTFGLRVWAKLVTDAPS, encoded by the coding sequence ATGGTCAGCTGGTCCCGCATGTTCCCCGGCATGCCCGCCGAGGTGGCTCAGGCGCGGGCGTTCACCCGCGCGGTCTTGGACGACCACCCTCTTGCCGAAGACGCCGAACTGGTCGTGAGCGAGCTGGCGAGTAACGCCGTCCGGCACTCCCTCAGCGGGGCGTGGTGCGGACCCTTCATCGTCTTCGTGGACAGCGAACCCGACATGGCGCACGTGGCCGTGGTCGATCTCGGCTCCTCGGACACCAAGCCCTACGCCCGCCCGCTGGGCACCATCGACATCCGCGACGACAGCGGGCGCGGGCTGGGCATCGTCGCCGCCGTATCCAAGGAATGGGGCTTTGAGCCGGATACGTTCGGGCTGCGCGTCTGGGCGAAGCTGGTCACTGACGCGCCTTCATGA
- a CDS encoding sigma-70 family RNA polymerase sigma factor: MSSEYERIAAIEDPFALLRAATERLGEAQQEVTDLARLRRRTIQELHAQGLSYAQIAAQAGLSRGRIHQIRHTGPAPEGAFFGSGTVTVITPLRPEPGKPRAAVSLDDVNTGKRLEDLARSYDLTVRDDHVGVDGSVDLNRPGLVVVCGPRMSEAMRDTYAQDPVFRWEREEGRPWCLRDTRTGEVHFAGSDETPPSPSDLGYLGRLPRPDGAGSLLAIAGIHPAGSLGVAHWLTTDIATLWGQVGDGRFSVLIRTEYDPDTNEPVKTEMATPLYRHDGDTA, from the coding sequence ATGTCCAGCGAGTATGAACGTATCGCCGCGATCGAGGATCCGTTCGCTCTGCTACGCGCCGCCACCGAACGCCTGGGGGAAGCCCAGCAGGAGGTGACCGACCTCGCCCGGCTGCGCCGCCGCACGATTCAGGAGCTGCACGCGCAAGGCCTGTCCTATGCCCAGATCGCCGCGCAGGCGGGTCTAAGCCGGGGGCGCATCCACCAGATCCGCCACACCGGCCCGGCGCCCGAAGGCGCGTTCTTCGGCTCGGGGACCGTCACGGTCATCACGCCACTGCGGCCCGAGCCGGGCAAGCCTCGCGCGGCCGTGTCGTTGGACGACGTCAACACCGGCAAGCGGCTGGAAGACCTCGCGCGCTCCTACGACCTCACTGTGCGGGACGACCACGTCGGCGTTGACGGCTCGGTGGACCTGAACCGTCCCGGGCTCGTGGTCGTGTGCGGGCCTCGGATGTCGGAAGCCATGCGCGACACCTACGCCCAGGACCCGGTGTTCCGGTGGGAGCGTGAGGAAGGCCGCCCCTGGTGCCTTCGCGACACCCGCACCGGGGAAGTGCACTTCGCGGGCTCTGATGAGACACCGCCCTCGCCCAGCGACCTCGGCTATCTCGGCCGCCTTCCCCGGCCGGACGGCGCGGGCTCGCTGCTGGCGATCGCGGGCATCCACCCGGCCGGGTCGCTGGGCGTGGCGCACTGGCTGACGACCGACATCGCGACCCTGTGGGGCCAGGTCGGCGACGGGCGGTTCTCCGTCCTGATCCGCACCGAGTACGACCCCGACACCAACGAACCAGTGAAAACCGAGATGGCGACCCCGCTGTACCGCCACGACGGGGACACGGCGTGA
- a CDS encoding protein phosphatase 2C domain-containing protein, giving the protein MSFRLATVPGKPDRPNEDFAAVGANAAVLLDGAGTPPGTESGCLHGVAWFARTLGGLLLGALGADATLSGALGASIERVNRLHADTCDLKHSDTPSATVVAVRWGTTDIEYLVLADSVLVFDRVGDAPEVVTDDREAMVGRELRKPMDALATGTPEHARALRDYVAALADHRNRPGGFWVANTDPAAADEAITGRVRRDEVASMALLSDGASRLADRFGLATWRDTLDTLSAEGPAGLIRQVRRAEDSDPDGLRWPRGKAHDDATVVYGHAED; this is encoded by the coding sequence GTGAGCTTCCGCCTGGCCACCGTCCCCGGCAAGCCCGACCGCCCCAACGAGGACTTCGCCGCCGTGGGGGCGAACGCCGCCGTGCTCCTGGACGGCGCCGGTACTCCTCCGGGCACGGAATCCGGATGCCTTCACGGCGTCGCCTGGTTCGCGCGGACGCTGGGCGGGCTGCTGCTGGGTGCCCTTGGCGCCGATGCCACCTTGTCCGGGGCGCTGGGCGCCAGCATCGAGCGGGTGAACCGCCTGCACGCCGACACCTGCGACTTGAAGCACTCCGACACCCCATCGGCGACCGTGGTCGCCGTGCGGTGGGGTACGACCGACATCGAGTACCTGGTGCTCGCCGATTCCGTGCTGGTCTTCGACCGCGTCGGCGACGCCCCCGAGGTGGTCACCGACGACCGGGAGGCCATGGTCGGCCGGGAGCTGCGCAAGCCCATGGACGCGCTCGCGACCGGTACGCCCGAGCACGCGCGCGCCCTTCGCGACTACGTCGCCGCGCTGGCCGACCACCGCAACCGGCCGGGCGGGTTCTGGGTCGCCAACACCGATCCGGCCGCCGCTGACGAGGCGATCACCGGCCGCGTGCGCCGTGACGAGGTGGCCTCAATGGCGCTGCTCAGCGACGGCGCGAGCCGCCTGGCCGACCGGTTCGGCCTGGCCACCTGGCGTGACACTCTCGACACCCTCTCCGCTGAGGGTCCGGCCGGTCTGATCCGCCAGGTGCGCCGCGCCGAAGACAGCGATCCGGACGGGCTCCGCTGGCCGCGCGGTAAGGCACATGACGACGCCACCGTGGTCTACGGACACGCCGAAGACTGA
- a CDS encoding plasmid replication, integration and excision activator: MAIQGALPIEFGTVFPRGAYALGVEPVTDFETKRPQLDKATGLPLWAVDVIDADPDARGKAKSVKVKVAAEHCPVLPAEVPGLPFRPIEFEAMSVMPYVDESGRRPRVAYSLRARGVKTPGTPAPRKAPAAAGAKDAA; the protein is encoded by the coding sequence ATGGCGATTCAGGGTGCGCTGCCGATCGAGTTCGGGACGGTGTTCCCGCGTGGTGCCTACGCGCTGGGGGTGGAGCCGGTGACCGACTTCGAGACCAAGCGCCCGCAGCTCGACAAGGCGACGGGGCTGCCGCTGTGGGCGGTGGACGTGATCGACGCCGATCCGGACGCGCGTGGCAAGGCCAAGTCGGTGAAGGTCAAGGTGGCCGCCGAGCACTGCCCGGTGCTGCCTGCGGAGGTGCCGGGTCTGCCGTTCCGCCCGATCGAGTTCGAGGCCATGTCGGTCATGCCCTACGTGGACGAGTCCGGCCGCCGTCCTCGGGTGGCGTACTCGCTGCGGGCGCGGGGCGTGAAGACCCCCGGCACCCCGGCCCCGCGCAAGGCCCCGGCGGCTGCGGGCGCCAAGGACGCCGCCTAA
- a CDS encoding FtsK/SpoIIIE domain-containing protein, translating into MLGRKSAGAAQVQPTAPVPARTIRFTTPVVETPGIFILTGWLWRFLRALMLLPAQFPVAVSALGASIAAYHFGGWISLAVLWSVVDVVLLVWWRRWPRSFREVVALRALATWRRLWVYRRHWQPVLVVSGLAESYLERQYLPQIRGVSCSAWADRVRVRIVAGTSPADFEKRVTELAHGFGAPSCRIEVRGPRDVVLEFPRYDTLADPIDALPIPEVPDLAALPVGICEDGEPWLLRLHGTHVLTVGVTGAGKGSVLWSAIRAMSSAITAGIAEVWAIDPKRMELSYGLALFAHYAADAETAVALLEAAVAAMQERAERYAGRQRVHVPTVRDPFTVVVLDEVAFLTAYHPDRDIRRRAENAIATLTSQGRSVGFCVLAALQDPRKEVLNLRNLFPDKIALRLDEASQVDMVLGEGARDRGANAHLIDPELPGVGFVKLEGSPVPVRVRAAFVSDADIDHMTAEAAPTGVEG; encoded by the coding sequence ATGCTGGGCCGCAAGAGTGCTGGCGCCGCGCAGGTGCAGCCGACCGCGCCGGTTCCGGCGCGCACCATCCGCTTCACCACCCCGGTCGTTGAGACGCCGGGGATCTTCATCCTCACCGGGTGGCTCTGGCGCTTCCTGCGCGCCCTGATGCTGCTGCCCGCCCAGTTCCCCGTCGCGGTGAGCGCCCTGGGCGCCTCGATCGCGGCCTACCACTTCGGCGGCTGGATCAGCCTCGCCGTGCTCTGGTCGGTCGTTGACGTGGTGCTGCTGGTGTGGTGGCGGCGCTGGCCGCGCTCGTTCCGCGAGGTGGTGGCGCTGCGGGCGCTGGCGACCTGGCGCCGACTGTGGGTCTACCGCCGCCACTGGCAACCCGTCCTCGTCGTGTCGGGCCTGGCCGAGAGCTACCTCGAACGCCAGTACCTGCCCCAGATTCGCGGGGTGTCCTGCTCGGCGTGGGCCGATCGGGTGCGGGTGAGGATCGTGGCCGGCACGTCCCCGGCCGACTTCGAAAAGCGCGTGACCGAGCTGGCGCACGGCTTCGGCGCCCCCTCCTGCCGCATCGAGGTGCGCGGACCCAGGGATGTGGTGTTGGAGTTCCCTCGCTATGACACCCTCGCCGACCCCATCGACGCCCTCCCGATCCCCGAGGTCCCGGACCTGGCGGCCCTGCCCGTGGGGATCTGTGAGGACGGGGAACCCTGGCTGCTGCGGCTGCACGGAACCCACGTCCTAACCGTGGGTGTCACCGGGGCGGGCAAGGGGTCGGTGCTGTGGTCGGCCATCCGGGCGATGTCCTCAGCGATCACGGCCGGTATCGCCGAGGTGTGGGCCATCGACCCCAAGCGCATGGAGCTGTCATACGGGCTTGCCCTGTTCGCCCACTACGCGGCCGACGCCGAGACCGCGGTGGCCCTCCTGGAAGCGGCGGTCGCCGCCATGCAGGAGCGGGCCGAACGCTACGCCGGACGCCAACGCGTGCACGTGCCGACCGTCCGCGACCCGTTCACGGTGGTGGTGCTGGATGAGGTGGCGTTCCTGACCGCCTACCACCCCGACCGCGACATCCGCCGCCGCGCCGAGAACGCCATCGCCACCCTGACCAGCCAGGGCCGGTCGGTGGGGTTCTGCGTCCTGGCCGCGCTCCAGGACCCCCGAAAGGAGGTGTTGAACCTGCGCAACCTGTTCCCCGACAAGATCGCCCTGCGTCTGGACGAAGCTTCCCAGGTGGACATGGTGCTCGGTGAGGGAGCCCGCGACCGGGGCGCCAACGCCCACCTCATCGACCCCGAACTACCCGGGGTGGGGTTTGTGAAGCTGGAGGGCTCACCGGTCCCCGTCCGGGTACGTGCCGCGTTCGTCTCCGATGCCGATATCGACCACATGACCGCTGAGGCGGCACCGACCGGGGTGGAGGGCTGA
- a CDS encoding replication initiator gives MPTPTGKSTRAERLAQPLAREVAETIAAEKGVCIRPVALRRTDITTGRTEIIDVPCNSTLESRCPACARRKRSIRRTQCEEGWHLTEDPTIAPDPASEVQRAWVERRAMVTAERDRLVAAGRATPNEVAALDAAIADLDAEITASGLRGSVTRNTSASGRSRRVRSTRRRQDAPELPKRQKAPTTVGRTFEDPATGKTFRPSLFITLTCDTYGRVRSDGTPVDPSTYDYRRAARDALHFSKLIDRFVQNLRRVAGFDIQYFATVEPQRRLAPHLHMATRGTIPRAELRQIAAATYHQVWWPPADTVAYDGANLPVWDEDATTYVDPRTGEVLPTWDEALDALDADPHAQPLHVVRFGPQVEAKGVLAGSPDADRCVRYLAKYLTKDIAECHAVETDAQERHIERLVETLRFEPCSPRCANWLRYGVQPDNPKPGMVPGFCRSKAHRREHLGYAGRRVLVSRKWSGKTMADHKADRLTWVLNALGVRPGEEGQDHAAQPPALAPVASGNHAWELARPTDPDVPPREHRLLRAVGEALKRRAQLDAARHGSLSATERAA, from the coding sequence ATGCCCACCCCGACCGGTAAGAGCACGCGGGCCGAACGCCTCGCACAGCCGCTCGCGCGGGAGGTAGCCGAGACCATCGCGGCCGAGAAGGGGGTGTGCATCCGGCCGGTGGCGCTGCGCCGCACCGACATCACCACCGGCCGGACCGAGATCATCGACGTGCCCTGCAACTCCACGCTGGAGTCGCGGTGCCCGGCGTGTGCCCGCCGGAAGCGATCGATCCGCCGCACCCAGTGCGAAGAGGGCTGGCACCTCACCGAAGACCCGACCATCGCTCCCGATCCCGCCAGCGAGGTGCAACGCGCCTGGGTCGAACGCCGGGCGATGGTCACCGCCGAGCGGGACCGCCTCGTGGCGGCCGGCCGCGCCACTCCCAATGAGGTGGCCGCGCTGGATGCGGCCATCGCCGACCTGGACGCCGAGATCACCGCCTCCGGCCTGCGCGGCTCGGTCACCCGGAACACCTCGGCCTCGGGGCGCTCCCGGCGGGTGCGCTCCACCAGACGCCGCCAGGACGCCCCCGAGCTGCCCAAGCGGCAAAAGGCACCCACCACCGTGGGCCGGACCTTCGAGGACCCGGCCACGGGCAAGACGTTCCGGCCGTCGCTGTTCATCACCCTGACCTGCGACACCTACGGCCGCGTGCGCTCGGACGGTACCCCGGTCGATCCCTCGACGTATGACTACCGGCGTGCCGCGCGCGACGCACTGCACTTCTCCAAGCTCATCGACCGCTTCGTGCAGAACCTCCGCCGGGTGGCGGGGTTCGACATCCAGTACTTCGCCACCGTCGAACCCCAACGGCGTCTCGCGCCGCACCTGCACATGGCCACGCGCGGCACGATTCCGCGCGCGGAGCTGCGCCAGATCGCCGCCGCCACCTACCACCAGGTCTGGTGGCCCCCGGCCGACACCGTGGCCTACGACGGCGCGAACCTGCCCGTCTGGGACGAAGACGCCACCACCTACGTCGATCCCCGCACGGGGGAGGTGCTGCCCACCTGGGATGAGGCGCTGGACGCCCTCGACGCCGACCCCCACGCCCAACCCCTGCACGTGGTCCGCTTCGGGCCGCAGGTGGAAGCCAAAGGCGTGCTCGCCGGTTCTCCCGACGCCGATCGGTGTGTTCGCTACCTGGCGAAGTACCTGACCAAGGACATCGCCGAATGCCACGCCGTGGAGACCGACGCACAAGAGCGCCACATCGAACGGCTCGTCGAAACCCTGCGGTTCGAGCCCTGCTCGCCCCGCTGCGCGAACTGGCTGCGCTACGGCGTCCAGCCCGACAACCCCAAGCCGGGGATGGTGCCGGGGTTCTGCCGGTCCAAGGCGCATCGCCGCGAACACCTCGGCTACGCCGGGCGCCGGGTGCTGGTCTCGCGCAAGTGGTCGGGAAAGACCATGGCCGACCACAAGGCCGACCGCCTGACCTGGGTGCTGAACGCGCTGGGCGTCCGTCCCGGCGAGGAGGGCCAGGACCATGCCGCCCAACCGCCGGCGCTCGCGCCGGTGGCCTCGGGCAACCACGCCTGGGAGCTGGCACGGCCCACCGACCCCGACGTCCCGCCCCGCGAACACCGCCTGCTGCGCGCGGTCGGAGAAGCCCTCAAACGCCGCGCCCAACTCGACGCGGCACGGCACGGCAGTCTTTCGGCAACTGAGAGGGCAGCGTGA
- a CDS encoding helix-turn-helix domain-containing protein translates to MTGKDKHPSGRLLTVAQVAERLNTSERYPRRLIEERRITFVKLGRHVRIPETALDEFIAAGLVEPVRLRMRRAA, encoded by the coding sequence ATGACCGGCAAAGACAAGCACCCTTCTGGGCGGCTGCTGACGGTGGCGCAGGTGGCCGAACGGCTCAACACCAGTGAGCGCTATCCCCGCCGCCTCATTGAGGAGCGACGCATCACCTTTGTCAAGCTGGGGCGCCACGTGCGCATCCCTGAAACGGCGCTGGACGAGTTCATAGCCGCCGGTCTGGTTGAGCCGGTGCGGCTGCGGATGAGGAGGGCAGCGTAA
- a CDS encoding site-specific integrase produces the protein MPGEKKRSFGNVRVLASGRFQARYRGPDGRLRNAPMTFATKKAAERWLTLKEAEIVQGDWFDPDAGAVRFAEYAEQWVAERDLAPRTADLYRSLLRLHLDPTFGDALLKDIRESHVRAWRASRRRANVGKVTVAKAYRLMRAVMNTAVRDRLVKDNPCRIEGAGQEESEERPALSVAEVYKLADAVPPRYRALVLLAAFGSLRWGELAGLRRRCLDLDGRTVTVREVAYELKGVRFGPPKSKASRRTVQLPKLIVADLRAHLDTFAAPGPDGLVFVGERGNPLLRSNFSQLWVRARASVGLAGVRFHDLRHAGNTYSAEAGASLRELMTRMGHSSTRAALIYLHARDDRARALADSLGERAARELAEAREREQREGSGGPEAASGGG, from the coding sequence ATGCCAGGGGAGAAAAAGCGGTCTTTCGGCAACGTGCGGGTGCTCGCCTCAGGGCGCTTCCAGGCACGGTATCGCGGGCCGGACGGACGCCTCCGTAACGCTCCGATGACGTTCGCCACGAAGAAGGCGGCGGAACGTTGGCTGACGCTCAAGGAAGCCGAGATCGTCCAAGGCGACTGGTTCGATCCGGACGCCGGGGCCGTCCGCTTCGCCGAGTACGCCGAGCAATGGGTGGCGGAACGGGACCTCGCTCCGCGCACGGCGGACCTCTACCGAAGTCTTCTTCGCCTCCATCTGGACCCGACCTTCGGAGACGCGCTCCTCAAGGACATCCGGGAGTCGCACGTCCGCGCGTGGCGGGCCTCCCGCCGCCGGGCCAACGTCGGAAAAGTGACGGTGGCCAAGGCGTACCGCCTGATGCGGGCTGTGATGAACACCGCCGTCCGCGACCGCCTGGTCAAGGACAATCCCTGTCGGATCGAGGGCGCCGGTCAGGAGGAGAGCGAGGAGCGCCCGGCACTGTCCGTGGCCGAGGTGTACAAACTCGCCGACGCCGTTCCACCGCGCTACCGCGCGCTCGTGCTCCTCGCCGCGTTCGGCAGTCTGCGGTGGGGCGAGCTGGCCGGGCTGCGGCGTCGCTGTCTCGATCTCGACGGGCGTACCGTCACCGTCCGTGAGGTGGCCTATGAGCTCAAGGGCGTGCGCTTCGGGCCGCCCAAGTCGAAGGCCAGTCGGCGGACCGTACAGCTCCCCAAGCTGATCGTGGCCGACCTCCGCGCACATCTCGACACCTTCGCCGCTCCGGGACCGGACGGACTCGTCTTTGTGGGAGAGCGGGGCAACCCGCTGCTGCGGTCGAACTTCTCACAGTTGTGGGTGAGGGCACGTGCGTCGGTCGGGCTCGCGGGAGTCCGCTTCCACGACCTCCGGCACGCGGGCAACACGTACTCCGCCGAAGCGGGGGCCTCGCTGCGGGAGTTGATGACCAGGATGGGCCACTCCAGCACCCGTGCCGCGCTCATCTACCTGCACGCTAGGGACGACCGCGCCCGCGCGCTGGCGGACAGTCTCGGCGAACGGGCGGCGCGGGAGTTGGCAGAGGCGCGTGAGCGGGAGCAACGAGAGGGCTCCGGAGGGCCGGAAGCGGCCTCAGGCGGGGGCTGA
- the tig gene encoding trigger factor, whose amino-acid sequence MKTDVEELSPTRVKLTIEVPFEELEHAFDVTYKSLAKQVRIKGFRPGKAPARLIDRHVGRGAVISEAVNHAVPELYNEAIQKEEIFALGQPDVEVTKLEDNAELAFTAEVDVRPKFEVTGYEGLEVTVDDAEPTEEQVEDQVNNLRERFSTLVGVDRPVEVGDHVSIDLSAAADGEPLEDVQTSGLSYEVGTNTVLEGLDDTLQGMSAGDSATFATKLVGGEYEGREADVTVTVHSVKVKELPELDDEFAQLASEFDTIEELRADIRSRMEQVRRLQQLAQGRDRALEKLVDSIDIPLPESVVEEELKRRRDSLEQQLAQSGLTKEAYLETQEQTEEEFEEELAKGAASAVKAGFILDQLAIQEELSADNSELSQYVVEQAQRMGVSPDQLAQHLVETNQIRVAYTEVVRSKAMDLVLSKAVITDESGNVIESPKADSDAEDGEEAETVEDVEAATAAGAEELDGDDTAAEPAAADAPAAEAESAEADRK is encoded by the coding sequence GTGAAGACCGATGTCGAGGAGCTCAGCCCGACCCGGGTCAAGCTGACCATCGAGGTTCCCTTCGAGGAACTTGAGCATGCCTTCGACGTGACCTACAAGTCGCTCGCCAAGCAGGTCCGGATCAAGGGCTTCCGCCCGGGTAAGGCGCCGGCTCGGCTGATCGATCGGCACGTCGGGCGCGGAGCGGTGATCAGCGAAGCGGTGAACCACGCCGTTCCCGAGCTGTACAACGAGGCCATCCAGAAGGAGGAGATCTTCGCGCTCGGCCAGCCCGACGTGGAGGTCACCAAGCTGGAGGACAACGCCGAACTCGCCTTCACGGCCGAGGTCGACGTCCGCCCCAAGTTCGAGGTCACCGGGTACGAGGGCCTCGAGGTCACGGTCGACGACGCCGAGCCCACCGAGGAGCAGGTCGAGGACCAGGTCAACAACCTGCGCGAGCGCTTCTCCACCCTCGTGGGCGTGGACCGCCCGGTCGAGGTCGGCGACCACGTCTCGATCGACCTCTCCGCCGCCGCCGACGGCGAGCCGCTGGAGGACGTCCAGACCAGCGGCCTGTCCTACGAGGTCGGCACCAACACCGTCCTCGAAGGGCTCGACGACACCCTCCAGGGGATGTCCGCGGGCGACTCCGCCACCTTCGCCACCAAGCTGGTCGGCGGCGAGTACGAGGGCCGCGAGGCCGACGTCACCGTCACCGTGCACAGCGTCAAGGTCAAGGAGCTTCCCGAGCTCGACGACGAGTTCGCCCAGCTGGCGAGCGAGTTCGACACCATCGAGGAGCTGCGCGCCGACATCCGCTCGCGCATGGAGCAGGTGCGCCGCCTCCAGCAGCTCGCCCAGGGCCGCGACCGCGCGCTGGAGAAGCTCGTCGACTCCATCGACATCCCGCTGCCGGAGTCGGTCGTCGAGGAGGAGCTGAAGCGCCGCCGCGACAGCCTGGAGCAGCAGCTCGCCCAGAGCGGGCTGACCAAGGAGGCCTACCTGGAGACCCAGGAGCAGACCGAGGAGGAGTTCGAGGAGGAGCTCGCCAAGGGCGCCGCCTCGGCCGTGAAGGCCGGCTTCATCCTCGACCAGCTCGCCATCCAGGAGGAGCTGTCGGCCGACAACAGCGAGCTGAGCCAGTACGTGGTCGAGCAGGCCCAGCGCATGGGCGTCTCGCCCGACCAGCTCGCCCAGCACCTGGTTGAGACCAACCAGATCCGGGTGGCCTACACCGAGGTCGTGCGCTCCAAGGCCATGGACCTCGTGCTCAGCAAGGCCGTCATCACCGACGAGTCCGGCAACGTGATCGAGTCGCCGAAGGCCGACTCCGACGCCGAGGACGGCGAGGAGGCCGAGACCGTCGAGGACGTCGAGGCCGCCACCGCCGCGGGCGCCGAGGAGCTGGACGGCGACGACACCGCCGCCGAGCCGGCCGCCGCCGACGCCCCCGCCGCCGAGGCGGAGTCCGCCGAGGCCGACCGCAAGTAG